The DNA window GCTGATCGGCGCGATCGTGGTGTCGCTCGGTGGCTGCGCCTGGGCAGAAAGGGCCGCGAACGAGCCGGCCCTGACGTCGGCAACGACACCCATCTACGCGACGGACGAAATCGCCGCGTCCGTCGACGCCGTTCCTCAGCGAACCGTCAAGCCGCTCCCGGCATCCCGGCTGGCGTCCGGCCTCATCCCGCCAACCAACCGGTGGTTCTCCGGCCTCGTCTTTGGCGAACCGTCGATGCCGGTTTTCCCACTCCCGCTCTCGTTCCAGCTGACCGACGATGGCATGGACTTTGGGCTTCCCACGATCTCCACGTCGCCGGCGGCGATCATGGGAGGGTTCTCGGCTGCGGTGTCGGTCGATGTGGGTGCCCAGGAGCACGAAGTCATCGCTTACGACACGGCAACCGTCACGGTGGCCCAGCTCTCCGGGGGCGCGGAGATCGGCCGTACGGTGATCGCGCGGGGTTCACCATTTGTCACCTTCAGTGCATCGCGTGACACCACAGTGCGGTTCGGCTCCGCGTTCAGCCCGGTCGAGGATTCAGTGGCCTTCGCAACAGTCGATAGTGTCGAGTACGGACTCGTGTCAGATGCCCCACTGGCGACCGACAGCGGGTCCGTCACCCTCAGCGGGGGCGAGAGCGCGACATGGTTCGCTGTCCCTCAGGGCGGCAACCGCGACGAGCTCGCCACTGCGGCGGGTAACCGCCTCACCGGGACAAGCGTCAGCTATGCCCTTGCCGACGGCACCGCGAGCACGGCCCTGACCTACAACCTGGAAGCAGCAGGACCGACACTGGTGGCCGTGATGCCGCACCAGTCGTCGACGGACGCCGATTGCACGCACGGCACCTACGAGAGCATCTACGGCGAGCTGCAGCTGTGCCGGGCGGAAACACTCAGCTGGACGGTTCCCCGCCTGGAGCCGTCGGGCACTCTCGCCCTCGACTCGCTGGAATCCGAGGACCGCGAGCGACTGCTCAGGCAGCTCGAGGCCGATGCGCTCAGCACACCGGCATTTCCCGCGGACACCTACTTCGGCGGCAAAGCGCTCTACCGGTCAGCGAACCTCCTCAGCATTGCCCGCGAGCTTGGAGCGGACGACGTCGCTGCGAGTCTCGAGGACCGCCTCATCCGTGAAATCAACTCGTGGATGGAGCCGGACGGCTGCGAAACCCGAGATGCCCGGTGCTTCGTCTACGATCGTGACGCGCGCGGTCTTGTCGGCCTCCAGCCCTCCTTCGGCTCCGACGAGTTCAATGACCACCACTTCCACTACGGCTACCTGTTGTACGCGGCCGCCGTCGTCGCGGCCGGCCGCGACGAGGTGACCGAGAAATGGGCGCCGGTGATGAACCTCGTGGCCGCAGACCTCGCCACCAGCGGGTCAAGCGAGTACTTTCCGGAGCGCCGGGTGTTCGACGCGTACGCCGGGCACTCCTGGGCGAGCGGCACCGCCCCGTTCCGTGACGGAAACAACCAGGAATCGAGCTCAGAAGCAGTGACGGCCTGGAACGGACTGGCGCTGTGGGCCGAGGTGAGCGACCAGCCCGCGTTGCTCACCGAAGCGACGTGGATGCTGTCCGCCGAGGCGGCATCCGCACGGGAATACTGGACCGACTTCCCGCTGGACTCCCCCGTGTACTCCGGCTTCGACCACACCGTCACCTCTCTCGTGTGGGGAGGCAAACGCGACTACGCCACGTGGTTCAGCGCGGAGCCGAGTGCGATGCTGGGGATTCTTGTCCTGCCGATGAGCCCGGTTTCCGGCTACCTTGCCGGAGACTCCGATCGGATACAGGCGAATGTCGCTGAGGCTGCTCCCGCCGGATTCGATGTTCTCTTCGGCGACTACCTGCTCATGTACTCGGCACTCGCCGGAGCGGATGCCGCCGCAGCGGCGCGCGACGCTGTACCCGCGCTGCCCGAGTCACGCATCGACGACGGCAACAGCCGAACCTACCTGCTGGCGTGGATCCTGTCGCGCTGACCCAGCAGCTCGATCGACGTCGTGCCGCGGCCACTCGGGCCGAAAGTGTCTGCGGGTCGTCAGAGAACGCGAGAGCCGTGAGCGTCAAGAAAGGTGACGTCCGGCATCCTGCGGGCGATGATCAGGAGCGCAGCGTACCCGTCGGGGGTGGTCGGGGGCCAGGTCCACGTCGTCACGTTCGGCGCCGACGGCAACGCGGCTTCGAACAGGTCGACCTCAACGCCGGTTCGGCGGTGTTTGGCCGGAACCACAATTTCGACCACGCGACCGCGGGTGTGAAGCGACACGAACTGAAGTCTGGAGCCGGTCTGATCGTCACGCACGATGAACTCACGGGTCTCGGGGTCATCGGGCGGAATCTCGGTGGTCTCGAACCTGTCGGCTTCTTTCGTGGAGAAAGCACCGCCGAGACGCTTACCGAACAGCGCGAGCACCACGATGATGGCTACGATCGCGAAGATGCCGAAGATCCACTGACCGCCGGGGATGCTGTCGAACATGTCTTGGACCTCGGGGCGAATTCTCGCTGGGGGGTTCGTACGTGGAACAGGGATGGTGTGGACCTAAGGAGATTCGAACTCCTGACCTCCTCGATGCGAACGAGGCGCGCTACCAACTGCGCCATAGGCCCTGATACGAAAAGATTATCACGCCGGGGAGGGCGATGAATCCATCAGCTTGCGGCTCGACGGCCCTCGAGCAGTGCCGTCAGGCTGGTCGGGGCGATCTCGGACTCGGTCACGACGCCCATTCCCGCAAACCGGCTTGCTGGTTCGACCGCTGGCGCGTCAGGAGCCGTGGCGACGGGGACCAGCGGCGTGACCGTCGGAGCGAGCTCGACGGCACGCTCCGCCATGACCTGCGCGAGAGCGGCACGGCGCAACGCTGCATGGGCGTCAGCCTGGGCAATGGTGCCGGCCGCGCTCGATCCCTGCGACAGGTGCAGGGGACGGGGAAGCGGCGTCGGCGTCCAGGTGCTCGGCGCCAAAACTGTCTCTTCAAAGGTCACCGGCTCGAAGGCCTGGGCGACGGGGGCCGCTTGAGCCACGGGCGCGATCACCCGGGTCCGACCGGAGACGCGAGCCATGCGAACGAGGACGGCGATACTGCTGACGGATGCCGTCACTCCGGCGGCGAGAACCAGCGCTGATCCGCCGGTTGCCAGCAACGATCCACCGACACCGACAGCGGCGAGCGATGCCGCGAGCACAACCGTCGCCGCGAGTCGCGCGCGCCGCCGTGCTCTCCTGACCCTGACCCGAGCCGCGGCCAGAGCAGTAGCTCGCCGGACTTCCTCTGTCTGCCTGGCCCTCTCGGCCTCGCGCTGCGCCTCGACAACAGCGAGGGCTTCGAGCCTCGCCCGTTCGAGCGCCTCGGCCTCGTACTTCTTGAGAATCTTCTGCTGCTCGGCAACGCTCCGCGCCGTCGTCTCCACCCGGACTTCGTCGGGTGTTTCCGCTGCTTCGGCAAGAATCCGCAGTGTTTGCTGCAGGCGGATCGCGTTGCGCTCGGTGGCAAGGAACTCGTTCCTCCTGAGCCAGGTCGGCATCAGGTAGACGATCCACAGCGCGGCGGCGATCGCGAAAACGATCCCGCCACTCAAGAGTCCACTGCCAGCCATGGCTCCAAGGTACGAGGCAACTGGCAGGACACGCCGCATTGGCGAGGGTGTGTCACCCCGAAGTTGAGGTTGAAGGTTTAAAAGAGGGCAGCCGGGGGCACGATCGGCGTCTGGGCGGCGAGCCTGTCGGACTCAGGAACCGTCGCTGCATCCTGAGGGACCTGCCCGTCCTTCCACCGGCGGAGCACACCTCCCGGCACTTCCTCACGGACGAGACCGAAGCAAAAGTGGTCGCGCCAGTCCCCGTTGATGTGGATGTACCGTCTCCGGAGTCCCTCGTACCGGAAACCCAGCTTCTCGACGACCCTCAGGCTCGGCGCATTCTCTGGGCGAATGCAGATCTCCACCCGGTGCAGACCCAGCTGCGAGAAACAGTGGTCGGTGGCAAGAGCAACCGATGTCGGGGTGACGCTCTTGCCGGCGAACCTTTCGGACACCCAGTAGCCCAGCGTCGCGGACGACAGCGAACCGTAGGTGATTCCCGACACGTTGAGCTGGCCGGCGAGTTCGCCGTCGTACTCCATCACGAGAGGCAGGCCCGTGCCCGCCCTGGCGCTGGAGAGCAGCGAACGGATGCTCGCGCGCATGTCAAAGGACCGCGGCGCGTACGGGCTCGTCGCCTCCCACTGACGCAGCCAGGATCGGTTGCTGAGGAGTTCACGCTCCATCGCCCGTGCGTCGCGCAACCGGACCAAGCGCACGGTGATGGGGCCCTCGGTCAGAACGGGGACGGGAAGAGCCAACCCGGGTCTCCTTCGATAAAAAACGTCGAACTAGTCGAGTTTGCTGGCGAATTCCTTGATCCAGGGCTTGAGGTCGGC is part of the Mycetocola zhujimingii genome and encodes:
- a CDS encoding large exoprotein gives rise to the protein MAGSGLLSGGIVFAIAAALWIVYLMPTWLRRNEFLATERNAIRLQQTLRILAEAAETPDEVRVETTARSVAEQQKILKKYEAEALERARLEALAVVEAQREAERARQTEEVRRATALAAARVRVRRARRRARLAATVVLAASLAAVGVGGSLLATGGSALVLAAGVTASVSSIAVLVRMARVSGRTRVIAPVAQAAPVAQAFEPVTFEETVLAPSTWTPTPLPRPLHLSQGSSAAGTIAQADAHAALRRAALAQVMAERAVELAPTVTPLVPVATAPDAPAVEPASRFAGMGVVTESEIAPTSLTALLEGRRAAS
- a CDS encoding GNAT family N-acetyltransferase, translating into MALPVPVLTEGPITVRLVRLRDARAMERELLSNRSWLRQWEATSPYAPRSFDMRASIRSLLSSARAGTGLPLVMEYDGELAGQLNVSGITYGSLSSATLGYWVSERFAGKSVTPTSVALATDHCFSQLGLHRVEICIRPENAPSLRVVEKLGFRYEGLRRRYIHINGDWRDHFCFGLVREEVPGGVLRRWKDGQVPQDAATVPESDRLAAQTPIVPPAALF
- a CDS encoding glycosyl hydrolase — translated: MRERLSRLLGATLIGAIVVSLGGCAWAERAANEPALTSATTPIYATDEIAASVDAVPQRTVKPLPASRLASGLIPPTNRWFSGLVFGEPSMPVFPLPLSFQLTDDGMDFGLPTISTSPAAIMGGFSAAVSVDVGAQEHEVIAYDTATVTVAQLSGGAEIGRTVIARGSPFVTFSASRDTTVRFGSAFSPVEDSVAFATVDSVEYGLVSDAPLATDSGSVTLSGGESATWFAVPQGGNRDELATAAGNRLTGTSVSYALADGTASTALTYNLEAAGPTLVAVMPHQSSTDADCTHGTYESIYGELQLCRAETLSWTVPRLEPSGTLALDSLESEDRERLLRQLEADALSTPAFPADTYFGGKALYRSANLLSIARELGADDVAASLEDRLIREINSWMEPDGCETRDARCFVYDRDARGLVGLQPSFGSDEFNDHHFHYGYLLYAAAVVAAGRDEVTEKWAPVMNLVAADLATSGSSEYFPERRVFDAYAGHSWASGTAPFRDGNNQESSSEAVTAWNGLALWAEVSDQPALLTEATWMLSAEAASAREYWTDFPLDSPVYSGFDHTVTSLVWGGKRDYATWFSAEPSAMLGILVLPMSPVSGYLAGDSDRIQANVAEAAPAGFDVLFGDYLLMYSALAGADAAAAARDAVPALPESRIDDGNSRTYLLAWILSR